Genomic window (Daucus carota subsp. sativus chromosome 5, DH1 v3.0, whole genome shotgun sequence):
GTCAACAAATTGATTGATTTGGTTACTATGAATAACTATGGTAGCACAGCTTTCGTGTTTCTCTTATTGCTGGTTTATACTGATTAGTGTCAGTTAACCCCAGCACCCCTATGAGATATGGGCCCTGTGTATTTGACCTTTcaagtatttaaaattaaaaattagtgaAAAGTATTGTTTGGTCCATCTGTGAAATTTCTACTCATAACTTAAAACTGACTTTTTAGTCGAGTCATTTAGTGAATTGAAGTTCAGAATCTGACTTTATAAAGTAATATTACTCTCCTCACCTGTAATTCATGTCTCTTTTCCTCTCACATAATTATAAAGTTATGCTTCTAATTTTTGCCTGTGTTATTTCTCATGTTGATGCACTGCAGAGACATGGGGGATCAACTTGGGGAGGAGGTAATCTCAGTAGCATGTCTGCTTCTGTAGCAACCCTTGGGGACAGTGGCTGGTTAATACATGTTCAGAATGTCTTGGCTGGCTCAGCTTGGATTGCTGCACGTGTTGCTTTGGACTCTGCATCAGTGCTTGTTCATTGCAGGTCAAAACTCTGGATTTAACTTCATTATGTTGACCTGTGATATATTGGTGCCATGAGGAAATAAAATCAGAACCggattaatttttgaatattattggagttgataataaattttttctatAGTGTGTAGTTTTTGAAAATCAATAATTGCATGGCATTGACAAATCGTGATTTCCAGAGTTGCACACACATGTGAGGAGAAATTtatcaaaacattaatatacttggTAAAGTATATGTGAAACATGTGTCGAGGACCCGAGGTCTAAGCCAACTTGCCCATGCATACAATTCATATATTCTGTTTGGAAGTATACAATGGAATTTAATTGTAGTTGGCAAAAGAcaataataatatcacatgGTGAGTGTGGTATAAATGCATAATATATACTTAAGTTGTACATAAACTCTATGGTTGATTGCTGACTGGTTGAATTAGAGTTTGGGAATCTATTAATGAATAAACTCTACCTTTCTGTTGTCTGATTTgtgaaatattttacatataaattAGAGATTTCCCTTTAAATTTTAAGGCTACAACCTCTTACATGCTGGTAATAATTGGGAATGGGCTTGATGTAGCATGAAAATTTGTAATAAGCAAAGCAAAACTGAATATGCTGAAGCTCCATCACCATCAGATCCTCACCCACATAAGAAGATGCTAAGTTAATGGCAGTCACCATTAAATAATGACAaggtatatatattatgcatttaTGCCACACTCAACATGTGGCATTTACAtcagttaaaatataattaccTCCCCCctcccaaaaaaaaaacaaaaacaaatctcATATAATCAGTCAAAAGCATTACATCTACTGATGACCTCTTaattacccccccccccccccccccccccccccccacaatATAACCAGTTAAAACTGTTACTGGGAGAGGGTGGGAGAGAACGAAATTACATATTTGGggataattcaaaattaaactTAACATGACATGACATAATAAATACAAACTACTGGAGGAAAAGTCTCTAGAAAGTAGCAATCGGTTGGATGTTATCAGAAAATGCAAATGAGGAAAGGGGACAGTGTTTGAGACagaatattaaattgattaatgTTTACAGGTCTGTTTGTCTTACCGGTAATGTTCATAAACTAGAGATTTCTTTCTCGTGTGCCAACTCTACTTTTGTTATGTGCAGTGATGGATGGGACAGAACTACTCAACTAGTCTCCCTTGCTAGTCTATTGCTTGATCCATATTACAGAACATTCAAAGGATTTCAGGTAGTGATAGAACACTGGTGATCTGCTTTAGTTTACCTTTtcattttacatattttatctttatttgcCGAAGCATAAATCATCTTTGGTTTTTGTGAGATGGCTTGAGTTATATCTCCCGAGGTTTCTTAATTAGAGCTGGCTTAATTAATGTTCTTTCAAAACTCATTGAAATAACATTATAAATGTGAAGCCTCAAATTTGAGACCATGACTGCTTTTTTGGTTTTAGCTTGTAATATGTGTTCCTGTGACTGTGTTATATGGTACAGGCTCTTGTGGAGAAGGACTGGCTTTCATTTGGTCATCCCTTTTCAGATCGCTTGGGGATGCCAACACTAACAGGAGTTAACATGCCCTTTGAGTTGACTAGGCAATCTTCaactggaagcttttcatcatcTCCTATACGTCAAGCgcctggatcattaccatcTCAAGCTTCGAACTCTGCGCATACACAAGCTTCAAACCACAGTTCACCGATTTTTCTTCAGGTCCGTGTACATCAGAGAAATAAGTATCTGTGTGTCATGTTAATTTCAGTTGCTGGTTGAATATCCCCAGTATTCCTTAGTTCAAATACTGTCCATGTTGAtactattaaattaataatttaatctgCTCTTATCCTGAATAACTAATGAATTTCATTCTGAGCTAGCAATTCTGTGAAACTGTTCATCAGATTTGTATTTTTTACCACAAAGAAGAATTAAATTCACTTATTAGTATTAACATCATTAAACGATATCATTGTATATTAAATGGTATTGTGAGGTAATTACAAATGAGAGTAATAACACATTTTAAATATGTCATTAATGGGCTGCAATGAGATCATATACATTTATTAGCATAGCATTGTTTGCTAAATGATATATTCAGTATATACATTAAAAAGCATTGTCCAATTGTAAATCATTGTCTCTTGCTGTGGCCTTGTATGCTTTCTGCGTTGTCAACACTTGCCTTGTATCTATCCACTACCCATCTTTATCTCTAGTTGCTAACATTAAATATAGGCAACTCCAACAGTAAACACAatccattttaatttttaacagtTGGTGACCCCATCAGTAAACAACACAGTAATGTTATCTACTCAAAGTgtcaaatatttgattatatttcaCTTGCTTACTTGTTCAACTTGTGGATTTATTAGTGTTGCAAATTTTCTTCTGATGTTTAGTGGTCATCTAAGTTGTACTTGTCTTATACATTGCCAGTGGCTCGATTGTGTGTCACAATTGTTGCGGATGTACCCTTTCGCATTTGAATTCTCATCGGTAGGTTCTTTTTTGATtcacatatttaatttttagattattaaaattcttttgaaagatttaattagataatatcAAGCTATATGTAATAGATCTATGACACTTTTCAAACTGCAGTCTTTTTTGGTAGATTTTTTGGACTGTGTGCTCTCATGTCGCTTTGGCAATTTCTTGTGCAATAGGTATGCATTTTCACAGACTTCTCTTAGATAAATGTTTTTCTTATTTCTCCTTTCTCTCCTTTCTGGTCATATAATTGTTTTGCTGAATGAGTTCAATATATGTAGTAAGTAGTATGCATTTAAATTTGCATGTCCCATTTGCACTTGCTCCTTTTCTTGATTTCACAGAAGCTATTTAATTTTGCAGGGGAGGGGACCAAGAAACTAATAAATTAGATTTTTATGCTCctgtatgattatattttagACTTCAGTTTTTATTTGATGGGTAGCACAAAAATCAAGaaagttgtttttaatattaattaatagttttttattttatttattaggaAAGATTTGATTTTGCGCGATCTGGGAATTAAGAAAAGTATCATATATAGAGTTTCTTCTTATTATCATTTATGAACGTAATAAGGAAGATTTTGTTGTCTTAGAGCCCGTTTGGCTAgaccttaaaaaaaataaaaattactttttaagTTATCTAAGAGAAAAGGTTGAAATATAAACTTtaagttattatttatttggaTAATTTCGTGTAATTTTGTAACTTATTAGTCAtaaagaatgaaaaaaaattaaatatataagtaatatattGGGATGATAATTTTAACctttattaaaacaaaaatatcttTAAGCTGTTTTTCTCAACTTTAAAGTAAATTTTTACTTGCTACACAAAACACCTTTTTAACTTAAAAGTGAAAAATTCCTTACTTCATTTAGCCAAGCGGCCTCTTATGTTCCAATATAGGTTAGGTTATCATTTTGTTCTTTCATATTGGGCCGCCACTAGTACTAGTTCCTCTTTTCCATGGTTGAGAATCCATTGAGGTTGTGATAGTTGCACTTCCACTCATGCtagatttctttctttttctttttctttttgtctatATCTATCATGTTACCTGTTTTCATCATCTTTGCTCCAGGCCCTTGTTTGTAGATTTTGTCTTGCATCAATGCATCATCAatatgtttaaataataaaataaaatgattgtAATTATGGACTGTTGTCTTCTTAGACACAGACCCTGTATGTCAATCCTTTCCCCCCCAGTTCTTTGTCCTAGTCcctatttatgttattattgtctGTTCACATTTAATAATCTTTTATGGTatgttggaaaaaggtgttgcGACTAAAAAAGATTCTTCTTCTCTATAGGGAAGTTTTATAGTTAACTTTAGGCTCTACTTTTTAGACCTTTATTTAACAGATCTCGAATTCCTTTTGTTTCACTATCTACATGTTGTGCTTGATAATTTTCAGTGAGAGGGAAAGGCAGCAATGCGGCATATCTGACTCTTGTGGGTGCTTATGGATGTATTTGACTGATCTGCGAGCATCAGAAGGAAGTTCTCATGTACACTACAACCTCTTTTATGATCCATCAAAACATGGAGGTCCAATCTTACCACCAGCAGCAGCTTTAGCACCAACAATTTGGCCCCAATTCCATCTGCGGTGGGCTTGCCCTTCTGAAGCTCAACTAGGAGACGTTGAAACACATTGTAGGGATTTGATTAACACGTTCTCTGAACTAAAGAAGGTAAATATTGGTAactgttactccctctgttttgaaatataggtcgtttgactttttagcacgtaattttatgttctttgaccgcatagttaaaattattatttttcaaaattgttaTAAGATATTGCTCCTCTATAAATCTAACAGGCAAAAGAAGTTGCCGAAAGGAAAGCAGATGAAATCAGCAGTAGAATGGATTCATTGACTGCTGAGTTGCAAAATGAAAAACATATCAGTAGCTCAGCTATGAACAAGGCCAGGAGAGAGATGAAGGAAAATATTGCCATGAAGAGAGCAATACAATCGCTAGGGTGCACAGTTCAGTTCTCAGACAGTGGTGAGTGTATTGTTGACATCGAAAGCAACCCAGCGGAATTTCGTCAAAGATCAGTTCAAACGCCTTTGAGGGAATCAGATGGGATGGCCCAGCATGTTGAAAAGTCAGACATGTCAGTTTCAATTACACTAATGGACGATGATGATCCTACCAGCAGTCCAGTTGATCGGGTTTGTGAATCTCTTTGCCCATTACGCACTCGTGATGGTGGTTGCAGATGGCCTGATGCTGGATGCGCTCAAAATGGAAGTCAGTTTGTTGGACTAAAGGCCAACTTTGACGCATTTGATAGACTTTCTATATATGATGGTTACTTTCAGTCAGGATGACAGTTTAACCCTAACATGTAGCTAATTTGCGCaggaaaatttaaatacaaatttttgtAGGTCTTTGGTTTTTTAACTTGTACAGGTACAAGAGTTGAACTAGAATACTGTAAAAATGTAGAAAGGGAGATTAATTTGGATTCAGACAATTGACATAAGGGACTTCTGGACAGTATGTATAAAGGAATAGACTTAGCAGTGGGACCTTTGAGATTTTTTCAGTGAGGAAACTAACTTCGGAAGTCAGATTTTGCAATCTGTTGTAAGGTGCCTGTAAGATGGTCTATATTTGCATATACTCCTAGGTTCTTTCTTCAAATGTGTTCGTGACATGCAGATTGCCATTTAATTGTGACAAGTCAAGTTTTGTACAGATTCTTAAGTGGTCATTTGTTGTATCTCAAGTCAGATTCCTGTGAGTATTTCAGCTATTGAATGAACTTTTCCATATAGTAACAGAAATAAGAAATTTTGGACAGGTGCAATAAGTTCTATTTCTTTGGTAGTTTTACTTGAAAAGTATTCACTTGCAGATATTTAATTTTGACAAGAAACATATGCGGAGGTCTGAACCCTTGTTAGCAAGATAGTAAAAAAAGTTGGATTGAGGACTGTTGGAATAAATTAATGCTATTTTGTTGGCGAGAAGGTTGTCCTATATATTAAGTTTCGTCATTACTATTTTCTGGGATTTTGTATCATAATTATAAGCAAGGTCAAGATATCCCTACCTCAACCAGATCACAATATAAACAATtttgtatcatatttttaagcAAGGTCAAGATATCCCTACCTCAACCAGATCACAATATAAACAATACACTGGGGCCAAATGTTTGTCATCGATGATCTCAAATAATCTCGTCGATGTTAATTTCAGATGTAGTCATACAGTGAGTGTCCCCAGAACATGAAATCAATAGGTAGTGAAATCACGATTACTTAAAAATCATACGACTTGTTAGTTGTGAAACGAATTTGCCAAACTTTTTAACAGGCATTTTCTAACAGGCATGTGTTCATTCAACAGTATTTAGATTGAACCGCAGGTCTTTTAAACAATTTTCCCAGAAACTATGCCCATATTTACTACAAACATACCAAGAACCAACTTCCGCCCATCttcgaaaaaaaaaacaaacaaactgtGAACCAGGCAGAGCATGCATATGACAAACCAACAAACTAAACATGCCACTCATGTCCCACTCGGAAGTAGAGCATAGGAATATGAGTATTTCCTACTGAGGGTCAGGCAGGAGTAAAAAACAGGCAACCTTTATCCATACTCCAAGGATTAGATATGCAGTCTGCATGAAGACCCTGGGCCAGTGTAATGATAGAATTTTATAACAATAGTTAACAATATGCTTTAATGCAAATATTCCTGATTCGTTTACCATAACTTAACAGGTTTATACAAGGAACCAGAATATGCAAAGTGAAAGCAAACTATTTCCAGTAATTTTATGATTTCTTTGTTTCAATGTAAAGACTAATCATCAGCTGGAGGTGGATCATCATTGGTTTTCTTCTTGGCCCTGCGTTCGTTATATCTTGCCCAAGCCCACTTTAAAACAAAGAAACCTCCAATTGCATACACCTGATTGCAGAGGCAAAACACTTTCAAACATTGCAGTAAAATCACAAAACATTAAATTGATTCCTCTTAATGTTTTATGCCTATTTTTCTACACTGATGCAACAAGCACATGGAAATTAAATAGCAAATAGTCTGCAAGATACATCAAATTCAAAGAGGCATAAGCTATATATAGTGACAAAACCAAATAATGAACGAGGCCCTGAAAATATAAGATCATATGTCCCTGACCCTGAAGCATTAACCTATCAATCTTTCAATCCATACAACCCAGGCGCACAGGCCACTTTCGTGAATGACAAGTAAACATACAGACAGAAATTGTGCAAAGCATTACCATAATTCCCCAGCAGGTGAAAATTCTAACATACAGTATCATGGAGAATACATAGAGgtcagaacattttagtgaacAGCgctatttcaatttcaaaaactAAAGCATAAACAATTTATATGTTTCAATTATCAAAACAAAAAGATACAAAAAGCAATTTCTTCACAAAGAAGTCTAGTAGTTGTTAACATTCATGGCATCTGATTTTCACAAATTAAATAGCAAAGCATAACTATCTGGACAGACATAAATAAGATTCGTGAGATATCTCTGCAGTACAAACTACTACTGAACTGTCCCTTTGgtcattttctttatttatattcaCCTCTTGATATATGATTCCATTACAATCAAAGATAATATCGGTGACGCAAGGCCATTGGTTTACATTCTTGAACAAGATTGCTGTGACTTAAAATCTCATCAAATATCAAAACTCACAGTAAAACTGAAATCTGTATTTGAACCTTTATGAGTAAGCCAACATCCTACTCAAGTAAAAACTACCGTTGAAGTCGCAACTGACACATCTGTTTTAAcaactatatatttatttcaacagctatattatatagatatattagaccatctccaacccatGACACCATTTTGGTGTAAAAATTACACCATTCACATTGCACTATAAATTACACCAAAAAGAATCTTTTgtctataactatatatattccTTCAACACTTTTCAaaagtttttgttttgttgtgATATAGTAGGATATAAATGGGAAATAGATGGAacaaatttgttttgtttaacaAACATAAGGATATTTTTGGTATTTCGAAAAACTATAGAATGGTGTAAAAATTACACCAAATGAGCATTTGACACCGAATTTGTGTCACACTATTCATTTGGTACATTATTACGCCATTTTGGAGTTGGGTTGGAGTATTTTTACACCAAAAGTTACACCATTTTAGAGTTTTGGTGTTGGATTGGGGATGCTCTTACAAGGTCAATAATGTTCCGGTACAGGAGTAAGTGTCCCATAAAAGCTTAGTTAGCGATAATCAAGATGCACTCGGTTTTATAAGAAACAAAATCTCTACAGAAAGGAGTAGTCAGTAATAGCAAAATCTCTATAGAAGTATATTTATGTACAGATAGGTGAAAACGGATTAGTAATGTGTTTAGTAAAACGGAAGTAGccaagaaattaaaaatatttacacaAGTTGATGGAAAGATAGGTGAGAACTTTAAGATGTATGACAAGTGAGATTGTATTGTTAGACTTTAATATTCACGAAGAAGTATAATCATTAACATATACTTTTTTATCTTTCTTTCTTAAGATTTCAgataatgattatatattttcaggGTATATTGTATAGAAGGGCCGTGACTTTGGTCATTAGCGTGACATTAGTATAGGTGTGCTTTCGGTGGTAGATAGTAGTCAACTGAAAAGTATTATATACCACAACACtatgagaaagtggaaaagcgCCTCTGAATTATGAAGTGGTGCTAAAGAAGATGGAAGAAGAGATTTGAACAAGGATTAAAGCTACAATGGTGGACAATGATGACAAGGACTTCAAGATTTGATTAGTTTATAAAACTGCTGATCAAATTGTTGTGTTTTAGGCTAGTACAATGAATCACAAATATCTAATTAGCCTGGTATTATTGTCTACCTGTAGATTCTGTGATGCCAAGTAAGCAagcaaatatatcaaaaaaaaacaataaacaacCATGCTTTTCAATCAAGAATTGCTCTTATTATATATTCTCACTTTCCTCATCTCCGTATCACATGGGTATATTTGGAAAAGAAGGTTCAATCCATTATAAAGTGCACAAAAGCCTAAAGACCAAACTTAGAGACACTGAGGGACTGGGACCAACATCTCCTAACACCAAAGAAAGAAAATTGGTCCATTTCCATCATATACAATTTCTAGATAATACATCTCCTTGAactaaaacacaaacaaaactaTACCAAGAAAAGCTTAATCACATAGCTAATTTCCAACTAATCCAAAACTACAACAATCAatattaacataaaaaaatatgtgtagggagagagagagagagagagagggagggaggggagagagagagaattttACCTGCCAAAGAACAACAGGGTTGGTGTTCTTCTCAAGATCCTCAGCTTCAAGCTTCAAAGGAGCAGCAGTCTGCTTACTAGGATACGCAACCACAACCGGCGCCTTGGACTTGGGATTTTCAGGCTTAGCCTCGGGATTAGGAGCAGCTGATTTGGGCTGAGGGAAGTTGAAAAACTTGGTAAAATTGGTCAATAGAGATACAAAGGGGTTAGGATTCGTGGGCGTTTCTTGGTTCTCTTTGTTATTGACGATGATGGCATTGCTATCTCCCATGATTGTGTTTCTAGACAACAACAAGATGTGCTTCAGAGTGTTTGTGTGTATAAAACTCTAGACTGTGTCATGTGTCTATGTATATGtgcaatttttatttgtatataatatttggttggtttttgttttatataacaATACAATAATTAGGTTTTGGATGTATACCATTTTGATGAGAATTAggatgatttattttttattagaaaattagCATTATGAGATGATTGTTTTTGATGTAagtcatataaaattataaattgtgTTTGCTGTagtaaaataatgtaaaaaaaaattaaacgctcaacaaattttgtttataattatcATGAGTTTTGACCAGGGTCCGAGGATTAGTATTTACTATttagtataaaaaaataataaaaatatttatattatgcaaaattatttttctttaataatcaaaattccaTAACTTATTTGTAATTAGTGTTATAAAATTCTCAATTACTTTATTCATCAATTTATCACTTATATCTTCATTTgtcaaaaaattctaaaaatcctCTATTGATAAATCAACGATCTGATTTCTAACGATTATGACTACATGCTCATAAGTCATAAATAagaattcaataataataataatataaatttattatatcaattaGATCTCATGACTAGTCATGAGAAGTAATAATATCTgactttaataaattttatttagacaGAGAAAAGATGAGCGAGAAAGAGACGCTAGTAGAAGCAGCTCTCCGTGTGTTGAACACAGCAGACCCAGTTGAAAAGGCAAAGCTTGGTGACGAAGTTGCTACAAAATGGCTCGAGGGTCTCATCATTCATACTTataatccacattcacaagatTTAACTATCCCAGATCGTCCCGCGAGGCCGGACAAAGTGCGTTTTAGTTGTACACACTACCTGTTTGATGTTATGTCTCACTGAAATTCAAACTTAcatttggttgttttaaatattttaggtGAAGCTAGTAGCTTCTGGACTTGTACCTAAGCTTGGGAAAGCTGGTAACTTGAAGAGTAGACAGGCTATTGTGCATAGTCTTGTTCATACTGAAAGCTGGGCTATTGATTTGTCTTGGGTACTCTTTTAATCCCACTCACACAGTCACGCACGCTGATTTATCTAGTTGgtgattttgaaataaatatatatgagaagGGAATTGAGAGTTGTATGTTAGAAGTAGCTACATTATGCGGTTGAGCTTATATATCTACTTGTCGATTTGTATTGATGTCAGGgtcttgattttttatttttgttatatggTTGGTAGTTTGGATGTGTAAAAACTGTAATTTTCTTTGTCATTGGTGGATAATGTTGATGTGTGGTttattttaggatataattgcTCGCTTTGGTAAGCAAGAATCCATGCCAAGAGAATTCTTTACGGACTTTGTGAAGGTGGCACAGGACGAAGGTCGGCACTTCACTCTTCTTGCTGCGCGTCTTGAAGAACTAGGTTCTTTCTATGGAGCAATGCCAGCACATGATGGACTCTGGGACTCTGCAATGGCTACTTCTAAAGACTTGCTGGCGCGTCTTGCCATTGAGCATTGTGTTCATGAGGTGAAATCagtcatatataattattttagtataGAATAACCTCTCCATGAATTGACTGGACTTATGCTTAGGTTTCAGATAAAAAGTGTAATTTTCACGAGTTTCATGTCTGGCCTATGTTGGTAACAAACAAGTAGAACTACACTATCATCAGATCATGTTTTGACAAGAACAACTTATCCTTGGGCTCCTGTATCTAATATCTTCTGTAAATGTAGGAATTTAGCTAACTCACTTATAGAGTTATTGTGCAGGCTAGAGGTCTAGATGTGCTACCAACAACTATCTCTCGTTTCCGTAAAGGAGGTGATGACCAGACTGCTGATTTACTAGAGAAGGTGGTTTACCC
Coding sequences:
- the LOC108223796 gene encoding phosphatidylinositol-3-phosphatase myotubularin-1: MATSRTRSGRSASFRDSDTRLTESERIDGAGSWDALEWTKVEPVSRSVPHAVLEYLLEDEQVIVEGYGVFLVNANKAGTLFVTNFRLLFLSEASRNILALGTIPLATIEKFNKIALKLPSNPRQLDRTPPQRLLQVFGKDMRIIVFGFRPRTKQRRAVFDALVRWTRPARLWDLYAFGSGTSRFSNTNPKVRLLNEYFRLLGVGPYNASLSLIEERSFTVSNDSWRISDVNFNYTMCPTYPFALLVPKSISDEEVLQASSFRARCRLPVISWCNPETGAVLARSSQPLVGLMMNMRSNADEKLVAAICTPNSGSKGARRKLCITDARPRKNALANGAMGGGSESSSNYFQSEIVFLGIDNIHAMRDSLARLRDYVDTHGTASSDGILSFLRHGGSTWGGGNLSSMSASVATLGDSGWLIHVQNVLAGSAWIAARVALDSASVLVHCSDGWDRTTQLVSLASLLLDPYYRTFKGFQALVEKDWLSFGHPFSDRLGMPTLTGVNMPFELTRQSSTGSFSSSPIRQAPGSLPSQASNSAHTQASNHSSPIFLQWLDCVSQLLRMYPFAFEFSSSFLVDFLDCVLSCRFGNFLCNSERERQQCGISDSCGCLWMYLTDLRASEGSSHVHYNLFYDPSKHGGPILPPAAALAPTIWPQFHLRWACPSEAQLGDVETHCRDLINTFSELKKAKEVAERKADEISSRMDSLTAELQNEKHISSSAMNKARREMKENIAMKRAIQSLGCTVQFSDSGECIVDIESNPAEFRQRSVQTPLRESDGMAQHVEKSDMSVSITLMDDDDPTSSPVDRVCESLCPLRTRDGGCRWPDAGCAQNGSQFVGLKANFDAFDRLSIYDGYFQSG
- the LOC108220646 gene encoding uncharacterized protein LOC108220646, which gives rise to MGDSNAIIVNNKENQETPTNPNPFVSLLTNFTKFFNFPQPKSAAPNPEAKPENPKSKAPVVVAYPSKQTAAPLKLEAEDLEKNTNPVVLWQVYAIGGFFVLKWAWARYNERRAKKKTNDDPPPADD
- the LOC108220985 gene encoding uncharacterized protein LOC108220985; this translates as MSEKETLVEAALRVLNTADPVEKAKLGDEVATKWLEGLIIHTYNPHSQDLTIPDRPARPDKVKLVASGLVPKLGKAGNLKSRQAIVHSLVHTESWAIDLSWDIIARFGKQESMPREFFTDFVKVAQDEGRHFTLLAARLEELGSFYGAMPAHDGLWDSAMATSKDLLARLAIEHCVHEARGLDVLPTTISRFRKGGDDQTADLLEKVVYPEEISHCAAGVKWFKYICMRSTILDSVGDLTVSAESGVQETDNNIEENEVIKKFHETVRTYFRGPLKPPFNEAARKAAGFGPHWYEPLAVKDVSIE